One genomic region from Streptomyces sp. NBC_00582 encodes:
- a CDS encoding tyrosine-type recombinase/integrase produces MFRTAYIVLRDTGCRPGEICSLCRNCVKDGTDGPDLIWDNHKSKRHRRRLPIEEQTATAIRAWLPIRARLDVPAQSARYLFPAVTADHAQAHMSTSNLSKTLRQWVDSIPRLTTDGPGPDGSPLSFDRSLIYPYAFRHSYASGTRTPGSPPTCCAI; encoded by the coding sequence ATGTTCCGCACCGCCTACATCGTGCTTCGTGACACGGGCTGCCGCCCCGGCGAGATCTGCAGCCTCTGCCGGAACTGCGTCAAGGACGGCACCGATGGGCCGGACTTGATTTGGGACAACCACAAGAGCAAGCGCCATCGCCGACGGCTCCCGATCGAGGAGCAGACCGCTACCGCCATCCGGGCATGGTTACCGATCCGAGCCCGGCTCGACGTTCCCGCCCAGAGTGCCCGCTACCTCTTCCCTGCCGTCACCGCCGACCACGCCCAGGCCCACATGAGCACCAGCAACCTCTCCAAGACCCTGCGGCAATGGGTCGACAGCATCCCTCGCCTCACCACGGATGGCCCTGGCCCTGACGGTTCGCCGCTGTCTTTCGACCGCTCGCTGATCTACCCCTATGCCTTCCGACACTCCTACGCCAGCGGCACGCGGACGCCGGGGTCGCCCCCGACGTGCTGCGCGATTTGA
- a CDS encoding sensor histidine kinase, with the protein MTQWRQQPGDRLTQDRVLRWNLAGWIMFGLLPPAVAVLDASPARRHWLLGLLALIALCHTVLLTRPDNPLLRPRTYLGVLALVLGAAAYLLDGGAAFYVVSLPQFWLFTRAPRDAITLSGAAAALTVFGGTLGQGWSPQFLTGNTVFTVLAYAAGVGLGLWVHLFVGQSNERQEQLTAELADTQEELAAAYQRQGAAEERERLAREIHDTLAQGFASIVVLAEAARAATVTDPARCAEQLTSIEQTARENLAEARVLVGSAPESGVAAGSLATTLRRTLDRFVQDTGLTVTAELPDIDLDQRTRVALLRCTQESLANVRKHSGASTVGVVLTELAGGVELEITDDGCGFAVEESHGFGLDGMSRRLAELDGELAVTSSLGDGTRVLASLPTQSQD; encoded by the coding sequence GTGACTCAGTGGCGGCAGCAGCCGGGTGACCGGCTCACCCAGGACCGTGTCCTTCGCTGGAACCTGGCAGGCTGGATCATGTTCGGTCTGCTGCCCCCGGCCGTCGCCGTGCTCGATGCGTCGCCGGCCCGGAGGCACTGGCTACTCGGCCTGCTCGCCCTGATCGCGCTGTGTCACACCGTCCTCCTCACCCGACCCGACAACCCCCTCCTACGTCCCCGTACCTACCTCGGTGTCCTCGCGCTCGTCCTGGGCGCGGCGGCCTACCTGCTGGACGGCGGGGCCGCCTTCTACGTGGTGTCCCTGCCGCAGTTCTGGCTCTTCACCCGCGCCCCGCGGGACGCGATCACCCTCAGTGGGGCCGCCGCGGCCCTCACCGTGTTCGGCGGCACGCTCGGCCAGGGCTGGAGCCCTCAATTCCTCACCGGGAACACGGTGTTCACCGTCCTTGCCTACGCCGCAGGTGTGGGTCTGGGGCTGTGGGTACACCTCTTCGTCGGCCAGAGTAACGAGCGGCAGGAGCAACTGACCGCCGAACTGGCCGACACCCAGGAGGAGTTGGCGGCTGCATATCAGCGGCAGGGCGCGGCCGAGGAGCGCGAACGGCTCGCCCGGGAGATCCACGACACCCTCGCCCAGGGCTTCGCCTCCATCGTGGTGCTCGCGGAGGCCGCCCGCGCTGCCACCGTCACCGACCCCGCACGCTGCGCCGAGCAGCTCACCTCCATCGAGCAGACCGCGCGAGAGAACCTGGCCGAGGCCCGGGTACTCGTCGGCTCCGCCCCCGAGAGCGGCGTCGCGGCCGGCTCGCTGGCCACCACCCTGCGTAGAACCCTGGACCGTTTCGTCCAGGACACCGGCCTCACCGTCACCGCCGAACTGCCCGACATCGACCTGGACCAGCGCACCCGCGTCGCCCTGCTGCGCTGCACGCAGGAGTCCCTCGCCAACGTGCGCAAGCACTCGGGCGCCTCCACCGTCGGCGTCGTCCTCACCGAACTCGCGGGCGGTGTCGAACTGGAGATCACCGACGACGGCTGCGGCTTCGCCGTCGAGGAATCCCATGGTTTCGGCCTCGACGGCATGAGCCGACGGCTGGCCGAACTCGACGGCGAACTCGCCGTCACCAGCTCCCTCGGGGACGGCACCCGTGTCCTCGCCAGCCTTCCCACGCAGAGTCAGGACTGA
- a CDS encoding MMPL family transporter — MKNLPVRMARWSAAHPWRGIVGWFVFVVLCLGIGISVGTNAATTEDFRIGEAGRGEAIAAEGGLQQRPVEHVLITAKPGAGKLDIAAADSAAADVAARMAKLPEVLSVADPVRSAGNTAVRVTVTMKGPELEGKKHVDPLIAQTAAVQRANPGLRVEETGSPSISKGVEKLRGDDLSRTEMIALPVTLITLLLVFSSVAMALVPLLLALSSIAAAVGLSMVASHVFPDAGVGTNVILLIGLAVGVDYTLFYLKREREERARADGKLSPQAVVELAAATSGRAVVLSGLAVAVSSATLYLADDVIFSSIATGAIVVTLVAIVSSLTVLPAVLAKLGMRAERRAERRAVRGLAPKKQKAHRTGPGRLTAAVLRPVAKHPVATLTVTVVGLLALAAPVLGLKLTDMGRETHSRSIVAMQVYDRLNAAYPELKSMHQVVVRADADRSPEVTAALRELAADVKDDPRLSGTSRLTTSPDKRISMLQLQVPHYVSSDEAQSSLKDIRDKYVPETVGRVKGAKTAVTGDVARYTDYPTHQEQKLPLIIGALLLVTFVMTVWAFRSVVLGLVGIVLNLLSAAASLGILVMVFQHTWAEGLVDFTSTGSIGSRVPLFLFVILFGLSMDYQVFVISRIREAALRGVPTRKAVVEGIGSSAGVVTSAAAVMVTVFASFAALHLIEMKQIGFSLAVAVLLDAFVIRMLVLPSLMLLLGEANWWPSQGVRRARHSTEQASRPLESVS, encoded by the coding sequence ATGAAGAATCTTCCCGTACGCATGGCTCGTTGGAGCGCCGCCCACCCCTGGCGGGGCATCGTCGGCTGGTTCGTGTTCGTCGTCCTGTGCCTCGGTATCGGCATCTCCGTCGGCACCAACGCGGCGACCACCGAGGACTTCCGCATCGGAGAGGCGGGACGCGGCGAGGCGATCGCCGCGGAGGGCGGGTTACAACAGCGCCCCGTCGAACACGTCCTGATCACCGCGAAGCCGGGCGCCGGAAAGCTCGACATCGCCGCGGCCGACTCGGCCGCCGCCGACGTCGCCGCCCGGATGGCCAAGCTGCCCGAGGTGCTTTCCGTCGCCGACCCGGTCCGCAGCGCGGGCAACACGGCGGTGCGGGTCACCGTCACCATGAAGGGCCCGGAGCTGGAGGGCAAGAAGCACGTCGACCCGCTGATCGCGCAGACGGCGGCCGTCCAGAGGGCCAACCCCGGGCTTCGCGTCGAGGAGACCGGATCGCCGTCCATCAGCAAGGGCGTCGAGAAGCTGCGCGGCGACGACCTCTCGCGCACCGAGATGATCGCCCTGCCGGTCACCCTCATCACCCTGCTGCTGGTCTTCAGCTCCGTGGCGATGGCCCTCGTTCCGCTGCTGCTCGCCCTGTCCTCGATCGCCGCGGCCGTCGGCCTGTCGATGGTGGCCTCGCACGTCTTCCCCGACGCGGGCGTCGGCACCAACGTCATCCTGCTCATCGGCCTCGCGGTCGGCGTCGACTACACGCTCTTCTACCTCAAGCGCGAACGTGAGGAGCGAGCGCGCGCCGACGGCAAACTGAGCCCGCAGGCCGTCGTCGAACTCGCCGCCGCCACCTCCGGACGGGCCGTCGTCCTCTCCGGTCTCGCCGTCGCCGTCTCCAGCGCCACCCTCTACCTCGCCGACGACGTCATCTTCTCGTCCATCGCGACCGGCGCGATCGTCGTCACCCTCGTCGCCATCGTCAGCTCCCTGACCGTGCTCCCCGCCGTCCTCGCCAAGCTGGGCATGCGCGCCGAGCGCCGAGCCGAGCGCCGGGCGGTTCGTGGGCTCGCGCCGAAGAAGCAGAAGGCGCACAGGACCGGCCCCGGCCGGCTGACCGCCGCCGTGCTGCGCCCCGTCGCCAAGCACCCCGTCGCCACGCTCACCGTCACCGTGGTCGGGCTGCTCGCCCTCGCCGCCCCGGTCCTCGGCCTCAAGCTCACCGACATGGGCCGCGAGACGCACTCCCGCTCCATCGTCGCCATGCAGGTCTACGACCGGCTGAACGCGGCCTACCCGGAGCTGAAGTCCATGCACCAGGTCGTCGTCCGCGCCGACGCCGACCGTTCGCCCGAGGTGACGGCCGCGCTGCGCGAACTCGCCGCCGACGTCAAGGACGACCCGCGCCTGAGCGGTACCTCCCGGCTGACCACGTCGCCCGACAAGCGGATCAGCATGCTCCAACTGCAGGTCCCGCACTACGTCAGCAGCGACGAGGCCCAGTCCTCGCTCAAGGACATCCGCGACAAGTACGTCCCGGAGACCGTCGGCCGGGTGAAGGGCGCCAAGACCGCGGTGACCGGTGACGTCGCCCGCTACACCGACTACCCGACCCACCAGGAACAGAAGCTGCCCCTCATCATCGGGGCACTGCTCCTGGTCACCTTCGTCATGACCGTCTGGGCGTTCCGCTCCGTGGTCCTCGGCCTGGTCGGCATCGTCCTCAACCTCCTCTCCGCCGCCGCCTCGCTCGGCATCCTCGTCATGGTCTTCCAGCACACCTGGGCCGAGGGTCTGGTCGACTTCACCTCCACCGGGTCGATCGGCTCCCGGGTCCCGCTGTTCCTCTTCGTGATCCTGTTCGGTCTGTCGATGGACTACCAGGTCTTCGTGATCAGCCGGATCCGGGAGGCGGCCCTGCGCGGAGTCCCGACCCGCAAGGCCGTGGTCGAGGGCATCGGCAGCTCGGCGGGCGTGGTGACCAGCGCGGCCGCGGTCATGGTCACGGTGTTCGCCAGCTTCGCGGCCCTGCACCTGATCGAGATGAAGCAGATCGGCTTCAGCCTCGCGGTCGCCGTCCTCCTGGACGCCTTCGTCATCCGGATGCTGGTCCTGCCGTCCCTGATGCTCCTGCTCGGCGAGGCCAACTGGTGGCCCTCCCAAGGAGTGCGCCGTGCCCGCCACAGCACCGAACAGGCCTCCCGCCCCCTGGAATCGGTAAGCTGA
- a CDS encoding response regulator encodes MTDTAYDPIRVVVVDDHAVMRAGVIALLTNEPTIEIVGEASDGREGVDLVERLAPDVALLDLRMPVLDGAAATTEIVALPAATRVLILTTYDTDVEIERAVEAGAVGYLLKDTTREQLADAIRSAARGETVLAPKVAERLVARMRRPEPVVLTARERDVLNAVADGLSNAEIGRRLVIGEATVKTHLLRVFAKLDVSDRTRAVVVALERGLLARS; translated from the coding sequence ATGACCGACACCGCGTACGACCCGATCCGCGTGGTCGTGGTCGACGACCACGCCGTCATGCGCGCCGGAGTCATCGCCCTGCTGACCAACGAACCCACGATAGAGATCGTCGGCGAAGCGAGCGACGGCCGCGAGGGCGTCGACCTCGTCGAGCGGCTCGCCCCCGATGTGGCCCTCCTCGATCTGCGCATGCCGGTGCTCGACGGCGCGGCTGCCACCACCGAGATCGTCGCCCTGCCGGCGGCCACCCGGGTGCTGATCCTCACCACGTACGACACAGACGTCGAGATCGAACGAGCCGTGGAGGCCGGCGCCGTCGGCTACCTCCTCAAGGACACCACCCGCGAACAGCTCGCCGACGCCATCCGCTCGGCGGCGCGCGGCGAGACGGTCCTCGCGCCCAAGGTCGCGGAGCGCCTCGTGGCCCGGATGCGCCGCCCCGAGCCGGTCGTGCTCACCGCCCGCGAGCGGGACGTGCTGAACGCCGTCGCGGACGGCCTGTCCAACGCCGAGATCGGCCGTCGCCTGGTCATCGGCGAGGCCACGGTGAAGACGCATCTTCTGCGGGTCTTCGCGAAACTCGACGTCAGCGACCGCACTCGCGCCGTCGTCGTCGCCCTGGAACGCGGACTCCTCGCGCGCTCCTGA
- a CDS encoding IPT/TIG domain-containing protein, protein MTVLTRPDPLLATVALPRQRSTVLPPADATIPVGSSPLGVTLTPDGGRGYVANRASNTVSVIDTATNAVTATIAATGGPTLLAVSPDGTRAYVTLFDDGALGVIDTATNTLTSTIAVGAGALGVAVSPDGTRAYVTGQNADNLSVIDTAAGTVIATVNTGPVPIGVAVSPDGAVAYVGNVGDSSVSVIDTATNTVTNSFTAGDVPVIIAFSPDGARAYVCNAGGDSVSVIDTATTTVIATIGVGTTPRFVAVSPDGTAAYTADYVDNSVSVIDTATNTVTGTIAVGNGPVCIAVTPQGTRLYVTDNADNAVSVIALTLVPGQGSTGGGQVVTIRGHDLAGVTAVRFGDRLATILANTATSVTVRAPAGQGAVPVTVTTPGGTGSFGTFYYRPAPLLTGITTAMGPVTGGGTAVITGANLAGTTSVRFGSRVAAIQSVTDTAVTVAVPGAPSSGPVSVTVITPVGNANGLIFTYLDTPSLTAVSPDTGPTSGGTEVTITGANLASTQEVIFGNTSASYVVISDQRISAAVPPHPAGGITITISTPGGSAQSTYTYLDGPAI, encoded by the coding sequence ATGACCGTCTTGACCCGACCTGATCCGCTGCTGGCCACCGTCGCGCTGCCACGGCAACGCTCCACGGTGCTGCCACCGGCTGACGCCACCATCCCCGTCGGCAGCTCGCCACTGGGGGTGACACTGACCCCGGACGGGGGACGCGGCTACGTCGCCAACCGGGCATCGAACACCGTCAGCGTCATCGACACCGCCACCAACGCCGTCACCGCGACCATCGCGGCCACCGGCGGTCCGACCCTCCTGGCGGTCTCGCCGGACGGCACCCGCGCCTACGTGACCCTGTTCGACGACGGCGCCCTCGGCGTCATCGACACCGCCACCAACACCCTCACGTCCACCATTGCGGTCGGCGCCGGAGCCCTCGGGGTGGCGGTCTCGCCGGACGGCACCCGCGCCTACGTGACCGGCCAGAACGCCGACAACCTCAGCGTGATCGACACTGCCGCCGGCACTGTCATCGCCACGGTGAATACGGGCCCCGTCCCGATCGGCGTCGCCGTCTCCCCCGACGGAGCTGTCGCCTACGTCGGCAACGTCGGCGACAGCTCCGTCAGCGTGATCGACACCGCGACCAACACCGTCACCAACAGCTTCACCGCCGGCGACGTGCCGGTGATCATCGCCTTCAGCCCGGACGGCGCCCGCGCCTACGTCTGCAACGCGGGCGGAGACAGCGTCAGCGTGATCGACACCGCCACCACGACCGTCATCGCCACCATCGGGGTGGGCACCACGCCTCGCTTCGTGGCCGTGAGCCCGGACGGGACCGCCGCCTACACGGCCGACTACGTCGATAACAGCGTCAGCGTGATCGACACCGCCACCAACACCGTCACCGGCACCATTGCCGTAGGCAACGGCCCGGTCTGCATCGCGGTCACCCCCCAGGGGACCCGGCTGTACGTGACGGACAACGCCGACAACGCCGTCAGCGTGATCGCCCTGACGCTCGTGCCCGGCCAGGGCTCCACCGGCGGAGGGCAGGTCGTGACCATCCGGGGTCACGACCTGGCCGGTGTAACCGCCGTGCGCTTCGGCGACCGACTCGCCACCATCCTGGCCAACACCGCGACCTCGGTCACCGTGCGCGCCCCAGCCGGACAGGGCGCGGTCCCCGTGACCGTCACCACCCCCGGCGGCACCGGCTCCTTCGGCACCTTCTACTACCGCCCCGCCCCGCTGCTGACCGGGATCACCACCGCGATGGGCCCCGTCACCGGCGGAGGCACCGCGGTCATCACCGGAGCCAACCTGGCCGGGACCACCTCGGTGCGCTTCGGCTCCAGAGTGGCCGCCATCCAGTCCGTCACGGACACCGCGGTCACCGTCGCCGTCCCCGGCGCTCCCTCCTCCGGTCCGGTGTCCGTCACCGTCATCACCCCGGTCGGCAACGCCAACGGCCTGATCTTCACCTACCTCGACACACCCTCCCTGACTGCCGTCAGCCCCGACACCGGACCAACCAGCGGTGGCACCGAGGTCACCATCACCGGCGCCAACCTCGCCTCCACCCAGGAAGTCATCTTCGGCAACACCTCCGCGTCCTATGTCGTCATCTCCGACCAGAGGATCAGCGCAGCCGTCCCGCCCCACCCCGCCGGAGGAATCACCATCACCATCAGCACCCCCGGCGGCAGCGCTCAGAGCACCTACACCTACCTCGACGGACCCGCCATCTGA